The following are encoded together in the Dethiosulfovibrio faecalis genome:
- the repM gene encoding replication initiation protein RepM encodes LFDRYVTYHDINPKTGKDRSFHCRWVDKIGYESQSGIIFLRFTQDIVPLITRLEENFTKYELQQVSRLSSSYAIRLYELLIQWRSAGKTPLFDLSIFRQQLGVKPHQYKTMSNFKTYVLDFALKQVNELTDITAKYEQHKKGRSISGFSFTFKQKKMSNLPIKNKRDPDTIDIFSKMTDAQRHLFSHKLSELPEMGKYSHGTESYPQF; translated from the coding sequence TTATTTGATCGCTATGTCACATACCATGACATTAATCCTAAGACAGGTAAGGATCGTAGCTTTCATTGTCGTTGGGTCGACAAAATTGGGTATGAATCTCAATCAGGAATTATTTTCCTACGATTCACCCAAGATATCGTTCCACTCATAACTCGACTTGAAGAAAATTTCACTAAATATGAATTGCAGCAGGTTTCTAGGTTAAGTAGCTCATATGCTATTCGGCTATACGAGCTATTAATTCAATGGAGATCTGCCGGAAAAACGCCACTTTTTGATCTATCTATCTTTAGACAACAACTTGGTGTCAAACCTCATCAATACAAAACAATGAGTAACTTTAAAACATATGTTTTAGATTTTGCTCTTAAGCAGGTAAATGAGTTAACCGATATAACAGCTAAATATGAGCAACATAAAAAAGGGCGTTCTATTTCAGGTTTTTCATTCACTTTCAAACAGAAAAAAATGAGTAATCTGCCAATAAAAAATAAGCGTGACCCAGACACTATAGATATTTTCTCAAAAATGACAGATGCTCAACGCCATCTGTTTTCCCACAAACTGTCAGAACTTCCTGAAATGGGAAAGTATTCTCATGGTACAGAAAGCTATCCGCAATTC